The sequence TGGGCTCCCAATCTCACCCTCACCCTCATCTCAATGGTGACTCCAATACCCACATCCCAAAAAAGCCAAAGCTTTCATCTTTACCCTCTTCTTTATTCACTGAAGCCGAAATCCAAAATGAATTCAACCACCATGACCCCACCGTAGCTCGCATCAACAATGGTTCCTTTGGCTGTTGCCCTCTCTCCATTATCCAGTCCCAGCAACAACTGCAACTCGAATTCCTTCGTCAACCTGATCATTTCTACTTTTCCGAACTCAAACCAGGCATTCTCAAGTCCCGCAGCCTCATCCAACGCCTCATCAATGCCCACCACCTCGACGAAATCTCCATAGTCGATAACGCCACCACTGCAGCCGCCATCGTCCTCCAAAACATCGCCTGGTCTTTCGCTGAAGGCAAATTCAATCATGGCGATGTTGCCATCATGCTTCACTATGCTTATGGTGCTGTGAAGAAGTCCATTGAGGCCTATGTCACCCGTGCCGGCGGGCATGTTATCGAGGTACATTTGCCCTTCCCTGTGAATTCTAAAGATGAGATTGTGTTTGAGTTTAGGAAGGCTttagagagagggaaagagaacGGTAAGAAAGTGAGGTTAGCTGTGATTGATCATATAACTTCAATGCCTAGTGTGGTTATACCTGTTAAGGAATTGGTTAGGATTTGTAGGGAGGAAGGTGTGGATCAAGTTTTTGTGGATGCAGCTCATGGAATTGGGTGTACTGATGTTGATATGCAAGACATTGGTGCTGATTTTTACACTAGTAATTTGCATAAGTGGTTCTTTTGCCCGCCTTCCATTGCGTTTTTGTATTGTAGGAAGTCGCCTGGGTGCATAGACTTGCACCATCCGGTTGTGTCTCACGAGTATGGAAATGGGTTGGCTGTGGAAAGTGCTTGGATTGGAACTAGGGACTATAGTGCTCAGTTGGTGGTTCCTAAGGTGTTTGATTTTGTCAATAGGTTTGAGGGTGGTATTGAGGGGATCAAGAAGAGGAATCACGAGAATGTTGTGGAGATGGGGCAGATGTTGGCAAAAGCGTGGGAGACAAATCTTGGATGCCCTCCGGAGATGTGTGCTAGCATGATCATGGTTGGGTTGCCGGCTTGTTTGGGGATTTCAAGTGATTCGGATACTTTGAAGTTGAGGACACATTTGAGGGAGAAGTTTGGTGTGGAAGTGCCTATTTATTACAGGGCACCAAAAGATGGGGAGGTTGATGTGGTAACTGGGTATGCAAGGATTTCTTATCAAGTCTACAACAAAGTTGAGGATTATCACAAGTTCCGGGACGCAATTAACCAGCTTGTTGGTGATGGGTTCACTTGTGCTCTTCTTTATAATTGAAGAGGTGTGTTTTCCTTTTATCTACTTTTTAATGGTTTATAGGTTATTTGTCGGTCATACAAGGTACAATTTCATTTCCTTGTGTCTGGTACTCTAGTTGACCTGCTCTTTTGTGAAGTAGTAGTTAGTATTCTGTTGAATGAGTGTGATTTCagattttgtatattttaagCCTGAAAGTATCACTCCTCACTCTTCAGGTATGTGCCATAACTTATTGAAGTATTCTACCCCCGAGCAAGAGGATGCATTCGTACTTTTCTCTTAGAAACAGTAGTTTAGTGTCTTTAAAAAGTGATAACATTGAAATCTGCTGCATTTCATTATGTTGTTTAAATTGGAAGAAGTTTAGtgatttgtaatatatatttttcttttctggcAAAAAccatataagtttttttttttaattttttttttttaaatttttataaatgcataagaaaaaaaacaaaagggttattcCTTGAGATTCAAATGATTATGTAGCTTATGCAGCTGACCTGTTagcatttattttcatttcagGCAACtcaagatttattattcatcaCTTTATTCATAACTTGCATCTTTTCCTactccttattttttaaaatctttcaTCAACTTTTTCTAATTTGCAGACCTTCCACTTGTTTTATACCATCTCTCCTACCAATGAGATTTATACCTTGTCACAACTCACTTCTTACCACAGAAAAGCAAAGCCCCTTTCCGAAAAGGAGACACATCAAGTACAAATAGTTATTAAAACCTATAGAATACACTTTTTCTATGAGATTCACAAAAATTTGTGTAATCACCTTAACCACAAGGGTAAGCATTGATGTGGCAACATCTTTGTGCGTCATTCTCATTAGTTGCAACTAGACATTAGTTTGTAATCAGAGTGGTAAGGACGCTGTGTTTCAGATTGCTTGGAGTGTTATTACTTGATCTTTGTTGGCTTGTCTGTCTCAAATAGAATTTCAATGTTTCACTTTCTGAAAATTCTGTGGATTAATTGTTGctgaaaaatgaaggaaaacatTATTAGAACGAATGATTATTTAAAGTCCAGATTGGTTGAGCAGGAttcctttcccttcccctgcCCTGTAAATTCCATTATGTGTGTAATTTGGAAATCTTTTCAAGCAACATGAGCAGATTGTCTCCCTTCACCCCTTTCTTCCCTCCTTTTGAGATTAAGCACTACTGATATCTTTCCAATTTGCTGTTAGATTTTGGTCTCACCAATTTTTGTAAGTCTGAAAACTCATAGCCTACTACTCCTTCTTTATTAATCTTATTTTGGTTgttagtttttaatttcttaatttaaaaagctaaaatcagttttttggTTCAATATAATGAATCTTGTTTTGTCATTCCTGCCAACTGaaattaaaacttattttcaatGTTgtgatgaaaactaataaaagctCAATATTGTTGTCAGCAGCTCAACTAAGAACATTAATTTTTCATGTGTAGTAGTTAAAGTGTTTGTATGATATTTCTGACTTGGAATatttcatgtgtgtgtgtatctttGAACAGAAGTAGTTTTGTTAGCACCTATTATTATTCATGGGTATGAAACCAGTGAATCATAGAACTCTTGTTAGCCACATCAAACATGAGGCATAGTAGTGATTTATTAATGCCTTTATGAGATAAGTGGTTTTCCCTAGAAATGCCTTGTGTTGTGATGAGATGAAAGGAGGAAgccttcttttggttcttcaatcCCTCTTGTAAACATAAATAGGTGAGCACTATGTTTATCAGACTCTTGGTTAATTTCGAATAGCTATTGCAAATTTGTGCAATAACTTGAGAATCTGAAAGTCAttgctattctttttttttttgatgtgttGTAGATTTATCTTACTTCAATAAGTCACTAAAtacgttttttttatttaaataacagcTGTGTCTTGTGTGCTCGGCTACTCTTCATGGTTTCGCTACCATGAACTCCCAAAATCAGAGGAGAAACAAACTGCAGAGATGCAAGTAGCGGGGCAGAACAATTAGCTTTCGTAATTTGAGAAGAGATGTTTATCTATCTGTTGGGCTCCATGAGAGCTATTCTCCTGACTATTTCACATGTGTATGCTTTTAACTTTTAGCTGCGAATTGAATTGAGTTTACATTAGTTGCTTGTGCTATCCTCTCTGTGTGATGATGTAAATTACTTTGCTGATTTTACTCTTTAATAAAGGCTAATGGAAGGGGGCATGGCTCTCATCCAAATCCTTCGAAAGGTTTGCAACGTGTAAGTAGATAGTACATATATAGCTGATGATATCAGAGATTTGACTATATGCCAATAAACTTGGACTACCAAAACATTGGAATTTATGCTAATACTCAACAGGGCACAGTTACTGTTTGATCCCTTCAATGTCACTTGTCAATGTTGACTTCCCAAAATCCTTTCACCAAAAAGGGGAAGGATACGAATAAAACATTGCTATCACTTGCGATTTGAGATGTGGACTTTTAATGCACAAGTACTTATCACATAtagagggtgtttggtagaTGAGCTCTAACAcatttcacacattttaaacaatattatacacattttcaTCCACACGAATATCAAAAAACTCAAACTCCTCTTTCAAACACCCCTTATTCTCCATATTATGGCACATTTCGTATTTTACAAGGgcagttttatttatttttcttgcctaCCTTACCTCACAATTATAGATAAATTGACTGTCCCAAGGCAGCAGATGGAAGGTAAAGAACAGTAGAAGATTCTCCCTCCCATCCTCCCCTTTATTTATACATTGGGCTAATCTCTTGACACTTTTCATAAAATATGAGAGGTACTAAATGACCACAAAAATGGAAGATAAATACTCATTTAATTGAGGTGTAGTTAATAAAGAAGGTACGATTGATAGGTCTGCAAGGCAAGGCTATGAAGTTGTAGATGTGCTCTCCAATTACGCATAGTATGGGTGGGCTAATAACCTAATCTACATCCATAaagggttttttgttttgggtttatttgagTGAGTTCTTCATAAAATATGAGAGGTACTAAATGACCACAAAGATGGAGGATAAATACTCTTGTAATTGAGGTGTAGTTAATAAAGAAGGTACGATTGATAGGTCTGCAAGGCAAGGCTATAAAGTTGTAATGTGCATTCCAATTACGCATAGTATGGGTGGGCTAATAACCTAATCTACATCCATAaagggtttttgttttgggtttatttgagTGAGTTCTTCAAGCATGTGAGGTATGTGTAGGCCCCCTCCCACATTTACCACGTAAATACAAGAAGGATTTCTTGGAGGTGGCTCCAAAATATTAGTTAGAAGTTTTGAACTTAGAATATTGTGAATTTCATGAGGCTTTAGAAACCAATACATTAAccctcaaaaaatatatatatatatggagagaAGAAGGGTTATATGTAATTGCAAGAGGTGCCAACTTGAttcataaattatttgaaaaaaaaaaattgaaaaataaaagaaagtattgggttaatttgataattttaatttttagcatgTATTTTGTAAAGGTGTTACTAGTTAATAACACCccaatccaaaaagaaaaaagaagaagagagaaaatagaatAAACTGGTGAATCATCCAATAGAGAAGAGATTTCATCTATTCAAACTTTACCCAGTCTTGGTTATGGACCAAAGCATAATATTAGCAACTTTTTGTGACCCTCACAACTCATGAGTGTAATCAAATTTCTTTccaatttgatttaaaataatCTCACTTAACTCATTGCTTAAATGACTTACATTTGgttataattctaaaaaaagggggggggggggggttattgATCACGGTAGAGTTTATCATGCTTAGTTcttgaaaaatcaattttatcaCAAGTATTAGAAAATGACAATTAGTAATCTTTGTGATACTCACATGTCTAACCAAAATCATATTggacaaatttttttcctaataaacaaATTTGTAAGAATTCTCTCCAAATTATTACTCTATATAATGATGGTTCTACAAGAGTTTGGAATGAACCATCCTCTAACCCAAATTTGGTGGACTATATAAAACACCACTTCTTGTTGATCTAGTTCTTACTTGAGCGGGTGGGTTTGAATAGATCCTTGGGTCTAATAGGGTTAGGCCACCCTTTTTAggccttcaattaaaaaaaaaaaaaaaaaaccaacttcaTATTACTTGGTTCGCTAGAGTTGGTTTGGAAGGCAAACATTTCTTATTCTTGACATCTAGACCCATCCATCAGTCAAAATTGTTGACAATCCTTTAGGTGGAGCTAGCTCAATTGGGTTGTTCGATTTAGAAGCTATCACATACTTATAGGGCtcaataacatttaaaaaaaagaagaagataaaaagtgaaataaaaagaGTAATACTTAGACCATAATTTTGTGTCATAATTTGCTAAGTGACGagttgtaatataaaattatgcgTAAAGTTGTGTCTTGgttattactaaaaaaataaaatagaaaaaaagtgaaaaaaaacaAGAGTGACAGAAGAATAAACAAACAAGAGAAGAGAAACATATCTAGAAGTCAATTTTTGCATTAGTACTAATACTAAAACTAGGAGTACTAGTGGTAGAAGTAACGTTTGATTTTTAAGACttcggtttttttttctttttttgttgtgttaCTACCGACATAACTTTTCAACCTCCCCCAAATTTAACCCTGAACAATCTCtgtctgtctctgtctctctctgactctctctctgtttttgtgttttggacGTATTTTACGTAGATGTAAGCAAATTGTGGCGAATTTGTGGGCGAGAGAGCCCAATTTCAATTTGGATTCTGCACCCAACACCTCTCTTTCGCTTTCTTGCCTCCTCTCAGGTAACAATTTTCTATCTTcacatatgtatttttttttgaattttcaattctGTATAATCTTAGGGTTTACCAATCACCCTCTAATgcaatttggggtttttgttcaATGGCTTCTATcactgaaaattttgaattttttgttctcTAGGGCGCATTgggtgtttatttatttattttttgtttatttatgctTTCTGGGTTAGGCATGGGGATGATGTATTTCAATTTATTGTGCTTGAATTATGAGGgtaaagttttgaaaattttgttatttgggGCTATTGGTGAGGTTTCTGTGCAATTTTTGCTTCTGGGTTTTTCTTTGCTGACCTTTTGGATGCACCTTTGCTGTTTCTGAGGTCCCTTCTGTGTTTGGCTGCTGAGAAAATCtcaaaattatgaataaaataaaaatggggttaaaattattagagttcaaatcaGTTGCCTAACACGTGCATCTAATGCaattggaattttcttttaCGTGTCAATTGGTTATATAAGTATGCATCAATTAGTGGAAGTAGTAAAAACAGGCCTCGTTTAGGAGGTAGGAGAGAGTATGATTTTGGATAAAATAGAATGATTAGAAAAGAATACACGTGGGCAAGTTCATAGATAACCCAAAATTTTGGTACTAAGGCTTGGTTCTTGTTGTTGTAATTGGTTATATAAGGAGTTCgttttctttaatttatcaTGTTGAATTAGCTTTGTTGAGGGCCTGAGGCCGTGCATGTTGatactttaattatttttagttgtacCTTCAACTTGTTtccaacattttcacaaaaatcaaaatggtTTTGGGGATGTTAATTTTATGgcttcctttttattttctttttttgagaaaattttttatggctTACTTGAGTGGAGAGGGTTTATGATAATAGTGATTTTGTATGCAATGTGTCAAATTTCAATggcttcattctttttgaaagttttttagtGTCTGAAATTGATAAGTTTGTTTGTTATCCttttgaatgatttgaaataAGAGTGTACTTTTTGACTGAGGCAGGTCATGGCGGGGAAGAGAATTATAGCGATATGTCAGTTAGGAGGAGAATTTGAGACAAATAGTGATGGTTCATTGTCGTACAGAGGTGGTGATGCTCATGCTATAGACATTGATGACCAAATgaagtttaatgagtttaagATGGAAGTGGCAGAAATGTTTAATTGTAGCATTGATACCATGTAtattaaatacttccttcctgGCAATAATAAGACTCTCATTACGATTTCCAATGACAAAGATCTAAAGCGCATGATAAAGTTCCATGGAGACTCTGTCACTGCTGATGTTTATGTCATTATGGAAGAAATTGTTGCTCTTGATGTATCAAATTTGCCTGCCAGTAGGTAGTCTTCTTGATGTCTAAACTAAAGTTTATTTGTTACTTTTGGATCTTTTGGCTTAAATTTGTAAAGCCTTGGATTTTGTAGGTCAAGCAGAACAACTTTGTCAGAAACTGTTCTTCCAGTTGATGCCCCTCTTGACATTGTAGATGGTATTGTGGATGATACCACCCAGCCTGAAGTCACACTTGATGCCGCTCTTGATATTGTAGATGATACCAATCATGTTGACACCCATATGATCATACCTGCTGAAATTTCTCCCATTTTCTCTATAGTTAGTTCCAATGAGGAGAAGCATGCTAAAGGTGCACAGCAGTGGCAGAATACCATTACAGGTGTGGGGCAAAGGTTCAACAGTGTTCATGAATTTCGTGAGTCTCTGCGTAAATATGCAATTGCACATCAGTTTGCATTCAGGTACAAGAAGAATGATAGTCATCGTGTGACTGTCAAATGCAAAGCAGAAGGCTGTCCTTGGAGAATACATGCCTCAAGGTTGTCAACCACTCAATTAATATGCATTAAAAAGATGAATCCAACGCATACATGTGAAGGGGCTGTTGCAACAACAGGGCATCAGGCAACTAGGAGCTGGGTGGCTAGTATTATTAAGGAGAAGTTGAAAGTTTTCCCAAATTATAAGCCCAAGGATATTGTCAATGACATCAAACAGGAATATGGAATACAATTGAACTACTTCCAGGCATGGCGTGGGAAAGAAATTGCAAAGGAGCAGCTTCAGGGTTCATACAAAGAAGCTTATAATCAGTTACCTTTTTTCTGTGAGAGGATAATGGAGACCAATCCAGGAAGTCTGGCTACATTCACCACTAAGGAAGACTCAAGTTTCCATCGTCTCTTTGTCTCGTTCCATGCCTCGTTATACGGTTTCCAACAAGGTTGtcggcctcttctttttcttgatagCATACCCTTAAAGTCAAAATATCAAGGCACGCTGTTAGCTGCGACAGCAGCAGATGGAGATGATTGTGTATTTCCTGTTGCTTTTGCTGTAGTCGATGCAGAATCTGACGATAATTGGCATTGGTTCTTGTTACAATTGAAATCTGCCATCTCAACATCTTGTCCAATAACATTTGTGGCAGACAGACAAAAGGGGTTAAGGGAGTCCATTGCTGATATATTTACAGGCTCGTACCATGCATACTGCCTACGTTACTTGACTGAGCAATTTATTAGAGACTTAAAAGGGCAGTTTTCTCATGAGGTGAAGCGACTCATGATTGAGGATTTTTATGCTGCTGCTTATGCACCTACGCCTGAAAGCTTCCAAAGATCTATTGAAAGCATTAAAAGTATTTCTCTAGAAGCTTACAATTGGATTGTACAAAGTGAACCCCTGAACTGGGCAAATTCATATTTTCATGGTGCCAGATATAACCATATGACATCAAACTTTGGGGAGCTATTCTATAGTTGGGCTTCAGATGCACATGAATTACCAATAACACAGAT comes from Castanea sativa cultivar Marrone di Chiusa Pesio chromosome 3, ASM4071231v1 and encodes:
- the LOC142629283 gene encoding uncharacterized protein LOC142629283, giving the protein MAGKRIIAICQLGGEFETNSDGSLSYRGGDAHAIDIDDQMKFNEFKMEVAEMFNCSIDTMYIKYFLPGNNKTLITISNDKDLKRMIKFHGDSVTADVYVIMEEIVALDVSNLPASRSSRTTLSETVLPVDAPLDIVDGIVDDTTQPEVTLDAALDIVDDTNHVDTHMIIPAEISPIFSIVSSNEEKHAKGAQQWQNTITGVGQRFNSVHEFRESLRKYAIAHQFAFRYKKNDSHRVTVKCKAEGCPWRIHASRLSTTQLICIKKMNPTHTCEGAVATTGHQATRSWVASIIKEKLKVFPNYKPKDIVNDIKQEYGIQLNYFQAWRGKEIAKEQLQGSYKEAYNQLPFFCERIMETNPGSLATFTTKEDSSFHRLFVSFHASLYGFQQGCRPLLFLDSIPLKSKYQGTLLAATAADGDDCVFPVAFAVVDAESDDNWHWFLLQLKSAISTSCPITFVADRQKGLRESIADIFTGSYHAYCLRYLTEQFIRDLKGQFSHEVKRLMIEDFYAAAYAPTPESFQRSIESIKSISLEAYNWIVQSEPLNWANSYFHGARYNHMTSNFGELFYSWASDAHELPITQMVDVIRGKIMELIYTRRADSIQWLTRLTPSMEEKLKKENHKVPPLQVLLSAGSTFEVRGDTIEMVDIDHWDCSCKGWQLTGLPCCHAIAVLGCMGRSPYDYCSRYFTTESYRLTYSESVNPIPNADVPVLKDSSQLTVTVTPPPTRRPPGRPTTKRYGSQEVVKRQLQCSRCKGHGHNKSTCKEFI
- the LOC142628190 gene encoding putative L-cysteine desulfhydrase, chloroplastic: MGSQSHPHPHLNGDSNTHIPKKPKLSSLPSSLFTEAEIQNEFNHHDPTVARINNGSFGCCPLSIIQSQQQLQLEFLRQPDHFYFSELKPGILKSRSLIQRLINAHHLDEISIVDNATTAAAIVLQNIAWSFAEGKFNHGDVAIMLHYAYGAVKKSIEAYVTRAGGHVIEVHLPFPVNSKDEIVFEFRKALERGKENGKKVRLAVIDHITSMPSVVIPVKELVRICREEGVDQVFVDAAHGIGCTDVDMQDIGADFYTSNLHKWFFCPPSIAFLYCRKSPGCIDLHHPVVSHEYGNGLAVESAWIGTRDYSAQLVVPKVFDFVNRFEGGIEGIKKRNHENVVEMGQMLAKAWETNLGCPPEMCASMIMVGLPACLGISSDSDTLKLRTHLREKFGVEVPIYYRAPKDGEVDVVTGYARISYQVYNKVEDYHKFRDAINQLVGDGFTCALLYN